CGGATTCCGGTATGAGGGCCAGCTGGCGTACGAGGGGCATGTCGGCGCCGAGCCGGCACACTTCACCCTGCGTTTGCTCAAGGAGTAGCGGGCGCCTCCGCGCGCGTCCGGGCCGCGCCGCTTCTCTATGACATGTCGGCCGGAGCCGCTGCCTGCTCAGCTTGGCCGGAGGCCGCCGAAGAGGGCGTTGCCCAGCCGCTTCCAGTAGCAGTCGACGGAGACCAGGCCGGCCTCGCGCAGCCAGCGCAGATGCTCGTCGAGCGGCTGGAAGTCGTGCCCCTCGTGCTCGGCGTGGTGCGACCTGGGCGGCGCCGCGGGCTCGCCGCGCGCCTCGCGTTCTCGCTCCTCCGCCCGGCGGTAGGCGGCGGCCGCGCCACCGTCCACTGCCGCGGTCATGTCGAGGTTGAGAAAGCAGCCTCCGGGCGCCAGCCGCGCGGCGCAGGCGCGGTAGAGCGATCGCGTCGCGGCCGGCGGCAGATGGTGGATCGCCCGCCCGGAGACGATCGCCTGGAACGGACCCGCCGCGGCTTCGGGCAGCTCGCCGTCGGCGAAGTCGCCGTGCAGGTAGCGGTAGCGGCCGGCGAAGGGCGCCATGCGCTCGGCGCCCACCTGCATCATCGCCTCGGAGATGTCCAGCAGCGTCGCCTCGGCGCGCGGAAAGGCCGCCAGCACCGCCGCGGCGACCGCGCCGTACCCCGCGCCCACGTCGAGCACGCGCAGCGCCGCGTCCGCCGGGAAGGGCAGCAGCCGCGTCAGCAGCGTCAGCGGCTCCTGGCGCTCGGCCGCGCGCCGGTCCATGCGCTCGACGTACTCCTGCACCCGCGCCGGCTCGCGCCAGTGATGGCCGGGCCGCTCGGCCGTCCCGGATCGTTCTGTGCTCTGATTCGTCATCTGCGCCTCCGCTGGTCGGCTGCCACCGCACTGTGCGCCCGTCGCGTCGCGGGCAGTGTACCGCCTTCGCCGTCGCGGCCGCCGTGCAGCAGTTTAGCGCGTTCCCGGCTCGCGGGCGGCCCTCACCTCATTTCACATACCTCACGTACCCCTCTCCCAATCCTGGGAAAGGGGCGATCGTGGGGTGCCGGCTCGAACGCCGTCGGGTTAACCGCACCGGCTACGGAACGCCCTACGCCGGATCGTCTCCTTCCCTCCAGGATTGGGGGAAGGAGACAGGAGAGGATGAGGGGCCGGCGCTGACCGCGCCGGCCCCTCGTGCCGCTCTCCAGAAGCTTCGCTACGGCCCCGTTGGCCCGTTGCCCGCCGAAGGCGGACCCGGCTGGTAGGCGCCGTTGCTGTTCACGCAGACGAACAGGCTCTGCGCCGGCCCGACCGTGGTGAAGTCCACCGGCGCGCCGCTGGCGCTGAAGTAGCCGGCCTGGAACTTGTGCGTCGAGTTGTTGAAGGCCCAGACGCTGACCACGATGCCGCCCGGCTGCACGATGTTGACGACAGCCGAGAGCGGGCTGCCGGGCGCGA
The Dehalococcoidia bacterium DNA segment above includes these coding regions:
- a CDS encoding class I SAM-dependent methyltransferase, translating into MTNQSTERSGTAERPGHHWREPARVQEYVERMDRRAAERQEPLTLLTRLLPFPADAALRVLDVGAGYGAVAAAVLAAFPRAEATLLDISEAMMQVGAERMAPFAGRYRYLHGDFADGELPEAAAGPFQAIVSGRAIHHLPPAATRSLYRACAARLAPGGCFLNLDMTAAVDGGAAAAYRRAEEREREARGEPAAPPRSHHAEHEGHDFQPLDEHLRWLREAGLVSVDCYWKRLGNALFGGLRPS